A portion of the Saccharomyces paradoxus chromosome XV, complete sequence genome contains these proteins:
- the PMT3 gene encoding dolichyl-phosphate-mannose-protein mannosyltransferase PMT3 (Protein O-mannosyltransferase~similar to YOR321W) gives MPYRVATGYSEKSTNDELIWRRPIVKEELENGDNFLMDDAKSYDKVKNENAVSHLDTIVMPIIFTALGMFTRMYKIGRNNHVVWDEAHFGKFGSYYLRHEFYHDVHPPLGKMLVGLSGYLAGYNGSWDFPSGEVYPDYIDYVKMRLFQAMFSSLCVPLAYFTGRAIGFSRLSVWLFTILVIFENSYATLGKFILLDSMLLFFTVSSYFCLAKFHTMRKSSFSVKWWLWLCLTGLNLGCAISVKMVGLFIISVVGIYTISELWNLLSDKSVSWKVYVNHWLARIFGLIIIPVCVFLLCFKIHFDLLSNSGPGDSTMPSLFQASLNGTKVGKGPRDVALGSSIISIKNQALGGALLHSHVQPFPEGSGQQQVTVYGYSDANNEWFFQRIRGFEPWTDAENKTIEFVKGGEMYRLMHRVTGKNLHTHEVPAPISKSEYEVSAYGDVDLGDYKDNWIIEIVEQVGKEDPTLLHPLSTSFRIKNSILGCYLAQSGNHLPEWGFRQGEVVCLKHASKRDKRTWWNIETHENERLPEEENFVYPKTSFFRNFMQLNSAMMATNNALVPNPEKFDGITSSAWQWPTLNVGVRLCEWSEKSVKYFLLGSPASVWPSSIAVCALIVHVIFLTLKWQRQHVVLSDPVERDVFFMAAFYPLLAWLLHYMPFVVMSRVVYAHHYLPTLYFALMILSYYFDMFTKRWATRSTGKLLRLGAYIAYGSLVIAGFFYFSPFSFGMDGPVEDYAYLAWLPTWQIVEDIRNR, from the coding sequence ATGCCGTACAGAGTGGCGACCGGCTATAGTGAAAAAAGTACCAACGATGAGTTGATATGGAGAAGGCCAATAGTGAAAGAGGAACTCGAGAATGGTGACAATTTCTTAATGGATGATGCTAAGTCATATGATAAAGTCAAGAACGAGAACGCAGTATCACACCTAGATACCATAGTTATGCCCATCATTTTCACTGCACTAGGTATGTTCACTAGAATGTATAAGATTGGTCGTAATAATCATGTGGTTTGGGATGAGGCTCATTTTGGTAAGTTCGGTTCCTACTACCTGAGACACGAATTCTACCATGATGTTCATCCACCCCTAGGTAAAATGCTTGTTGGACTATCTGGTTACTTGGCTGGCTACAATGGTTCTTGGGACTTCCCCTCTGGTGAAGTTTATCCCGACTATATCGATTACGTCAAAATGAGATTATTCCAGGCAATGTTTTCATCGCTGTGCGTACCACTGGCCTATTTCACAGGGAGGGCTATCGGATTTTCTAGGCTGAGTGTTTGGCTATTTACAATTCTAGTTATTTTTGAGAATTCCTACGCAACATTGGGTAAATTCATTCTCCTAGATTCAATgttgcttttctttactgTCTCTTCTTACTTTTGTCTTGCCAAATTCCATACCATGAGGAAGTCTTCCTTTTCGGTTAAATGGTGGCTATGGTTATGCCTCACCGGGTTAAATTTGGGTTGTGCAATATCTGTGAAAATGGTAGgtcttttcatcatcagcGTAGTAGGCATTTACACCATCAGCGAACTATGGAATCTCCTAAGTGATAAATCGGTATCTTGGAAGGTTTATGTCAACCATTGGCTGGCAAGAATATTTGGGCTTATCATTATTCCTGTTTGCGTTTTTTTACTATGTTTTAAAATTCATTTCGATTTACTGTCCAACTCAGGGCCTGGGGACTCTACCATGCCATCATTATTCCAGGCTAGTCTGAACGGTACAAAAGTGGGTAAGGGACCACGTGATGTTGCCTTGGGGTCTTCTATTATTTCCATCAAAAACCAAGCATTAGGAGGCGCTTTATTGCATTCTCATGTTCAACCGTTTCCAGAAGGTTCTGGGCAGCAACAAGTGACTGTCTATGGTTACAGTGATGCCAACAATGAATGgttctttcaaagaattaGGGGATTCGAACCCTGGACTGATGCTGAGAACAAGACAATCGAATTTGTCAAGGGCGGCGAAATGTATAGGTTAATGCATCGCGTTACAGGCAAGAATCTACACACCCATGAGGTTCCAGCTCCCATATCGAAAAGCGAATATGAAGTGTCTGCTTATGGAGATGTTGACCTAGGTGACTACAAAGATAACTGGATTATAGAAATCGTTGAACAAGTGGGGAAAGAAGATCCAACATTGTTACATCCTCTTTCCACGTCTTTCCGtatcaaaaattctatACTGGGCTGCTATTTAGCTCAGTCAGGTAATCATTTGCCAGAGTGGGGTTTTAGACAAGGAGAAGTTGTCTGTTTAAAACATGCCTCCAAAAGGGATAAGAGAACCTGGTGGAATATCGAAACacatgaaaatgaaaggttaccagaggaagaaaattttgtgTATCCAAAGACTTCATTCTTCAGGAATTTCATGCAGTTAAATTCAGCAATGATGGCAACCAACAATGCTTTGGTACCAAACCCTGAAAAGTTTGATGGTATAACTTCATCTGCTTGGCAATGGCCAACTCTAAACGTCGGAGTAAGATTATGCGAGTGGAGTGAAAAATCTGTAAAATACTTTTTATTAGGATCTCCTGCGTCCGTCTGGCCTTCAAGCATCGCTGTTTGTGCACTGATAGTACACGTTATATTTTTAACTCTGAAATGGCAGAGACAACATGTTGTTCTATCCGATCCTGTTGAACGTGACGTATTCTTTATGGCAGCATTTTATCCGTTGCTGGCTTGGCTTTTACATTATATGCCATTTGTAGTCATGTCAAGAGTTGTATACGCTCACCACTATCTACCCACCCTTTATTTTGCCTTAATGATTTTGTCATATTACTTCGATATGTTTACCAAACGTTGGGCTACAAGAAGTACCGGCAAATTACTAAGGCTGGGCGCTTATATTGCATATGGATCACTCGTAATTGCTGgatttttctatttctctCCGTTTAGTTTTGGGATGGATGGTCCAGTAGAAGATTACGCGTACTTGGCATGGCTACCTACGTGGCAAATTGTTGAAGACATACGTAACAGATAG
- the FAA1 gene encoding long-chain fatty acid-CoA ligase FAA1 (Long chain fatty acyl-CoA synthetase~similar to YOR317W) — protein MVAQYTVPVGKAANEHETAPRRNYQCSEKPLVRPPNTNCSTVYEFALECFQKNKNSNAMGWRDVKEIHEESKSVMKKVDGKETSVEKKWMYYELSHYHYNSFDQLTDIMHDIGRGLVKMGLKPNDDDKLHLYAATSHKWMKMFLGAQSQGIPVVTAYDTLGEKGLIHSLVQTGSKAIFTDNSLLPSLIKPVQAAQNVKFIIHFDSIDPEDKRQRGKIYQSAHDAINKIKEVRPDIKTFSFDDILKLGKDSRNEIDVHPPNKDDLCCIMYTSGSTGEPKGVVLKHSNVVAGVGGASLNVLKFVGNTDRVICFLPLAHIFELVFELLSFYWGACIGYANVKTLTSSSVRNCQGDLQEFKPTIMVGVAAVWETVRKGILNQIDNLPFLTKKIFWTTYNTKLNMQRLHIPGGGVLGNLIFKKIRTATGGQLRYLLNGGSPISRDAQEFISNLICPMLIGYGLTETCASATILDPANFELGVAGDLTGCVTVKLVDVEELGYFAKNNQGEVWITGANITPEYYKNEEETSQALTSDGWFKTGDIGEWEANGHLKIIDRKKNLVKTMNGEYIALEKLESVYRSNEYVANICVYADQSKTKPVGIIVPNHAPLTKLAKKLGIMQQNDSSINIENYLEDSKLVKAVYSDLLKTGKDQGLVGIELLAGIVFFDGEWTPQNGYVTSAQKLKRKDILNAVKDKVDAVYGSS, from the coding sequence ATGGTTGCTCAATATACTGTCCCAGTTGGGAAAGCCGCCAATGAGCATGAAACCGCtccaagaagaaattatcAATGCAGTGAAAAGCCGCTCGTCAGACCGCCAAACACCAACTGTTCCACTGTTTATGAGTTTGCTCTGGAGTGCTTCcagaagaacaaaaattcCAATGCTATGGGTTGGAGGGATGTTAAGGAAATTCATGAAGAATCCAAATCGGTTATGAAAAAAGTCGATGGCAAGGAGACTTCTGTAGAGAAGAAATGGATGTATTATGAACTATCGCATTACCATTATAACTCCTTCGATCAATTAACTGATATCATGCACGACATTGGTCGTGGGTTGGTTAAAATGGGGTTAAAACCTAATGATGACGACAAGTTACATCTTTACGCCGCCACTTCCCACAAGTGGATGAAGATGTTCTTAGGTGCGCAGTCTCAGGGTATTCCTGTCGTCACTGCTTACGATACTTTGGGAGAGAAGGGGTTGATCCATTCTTTGGTGCAAACAGGGTCTAAAGCCATCTTTACAGATAACTCTTTGTTACCATCGTTAATTAAACCAGTCCAGGCCGCTCAGAACGTAAAATTCATAATTCATTTCGATTCTATCGATCCTGAGGACAAGAGGCAACGTGGTAAGATCTATCAATCTGCTCATGATGCCATCAACAAAATCAAGGAAGTGAGACCTGATATCAAGACCTTCAGTTTTGACGACATCTTGAAGCTAGGTAAAGATTCCCGTAACGAAATAGATGTTCATCCACCTAACAAAGATGATCTTTGCTGCATCATGTATACTTCAGGTTCTACAGGTGAACCAAAGGGTGTTGTCTTGAAACATTCAAATGTTGTCGCAGGTGTCGGTGGTGCAAGTTTGAATGTTTTGAAGTTTGTGGGTAACACCGACCGtgttatttgttttttgcCACTGGCTCATATCTTTGAATTAGTTTTCGAATTATTGTCCTTTTATTGGGGGGCCTGCATTGGTTATGCCAACGTGAAAACTTTAACCAGCAGTTCCGTGAGAAACTGTCAAGGCGATTTGCAAGAATTCAAGCCCACGATCATGGTTGGTGTTGCCGCTGTTTGGGAAACAGTaagaaaaggaattttAAACCAAATCGATAACTTGCCCTTCCtcaccaaaaaaatcttctggACCACGTATAATACCAAGTTGAACATGCAACGTCTCCACATTCCTGGCGGGGGCGTCTTAGGCAATttaattttcaaaaaaatcagaacTGCCACAGGTGGCCAATTAAGATACCTTTTGAACGGTGGTTCGCCAATTAGTCGAGATGCTCAGGAGTtcatttcaaatttgatatGCCCCATGTTGATTGGTTACGGTTTAACCGAAACATGCGCCAGTGCTACCATCTTGGATCCTGCTAATTTTGAACTCGGCGTCGCGGGTGACCTGACTGGTTGTGTCACCGTGAAACTAGTTgatgttgaagaattaGGATACTTTGCTAAAAACAACCAAGGTGAAGTTTGGATCACAGGTGCCAACATCACGCCAGAATATTATAAGAACGAGGAAGAGACTTCTCAAGCTTTGACCAGCGATGGTTGGTTCAAGACCGGTGATATCGGCGAATGGGAAGCAAATGGTCACTTGAAAATCATTgacagaaagaaaaacttgGTTAAAACAATGAACGGTGAATATATTGcccttgaaaaattagaatCAGTTTACAGATCTAACGAATACGTTGCTAACATTTGTGTTTACGCTGACCAATCCAAGACTAAGCCAGTCGGCATTATTGTACCAAATCATGCTCCATTAACAAAGCTGGCCAAAAAATTGGGAATCATGCAACAGAATGACAGTTCAATTAATATCGAAAATTACTTGGAGGATTCAAAATTGGTTAAAGCTGTTTATTCCGACCTTTTGAAGACAGGTAAAGACCAAGGTTTAGTCGGTATTGAATTGCTAGCAGGTATAGTGTTCTTTGACGGCGAATGGACTCCACAAAACGGCTATGTTACGTCCGCTCagaaactgaaaagaaaggacATTTTGAACGCTGTCAAAGATAAAGTTGACGCCGTCTATGGTTCCTCTTAA
- the COT1 gene encoding metal cation transporter COT1 (Vacuolar transporter that mediates zinc transport into the vacuole~similar to YOR316C) produces MKLGSKEIRIISLLLLDTVFFVIEITTGYLSHSLALIADSFHMLNDIISLVVALWAVNVAKNRNPDSTYTYGWKRAEILGALINAVFLIALCVSILIEALQRIIAPPVIENPKFVLYVGIAGLISNTVGLFLFHDNDQEHGHGHGHSHGGIFADDGIHMPSPHTHTHAHVDETGNATPMDSTDNIDEIMPNAVVNSFMNENTRLLTPENTSKTPSYSTSSHTIASGGNDTEYNKGRRSLNMHGVFLHVLGDALGNIGVMLSAFFIWKTDYSWKYYTDPLVSLVITGIIFSSALPLSCKASKILLQATPSALSGDQVERDLLQIPGIIAIHDFHIWNLTESIFIASLHIQLDISPDQFTELAKTVRSKLHRYGIHSATLQPEFIDRGITSTERAGGSQDAHPQNDSLSLRPTTCGTGVSESTCLIDDAANCNTADCLEDH; encoded by the coding sequence atgaaactgGGAAGCAAAGAAATAAGGATTATATCCTTGCTGCTGCTGGATACAGTGTTTTTCGTGATAGAGATAACCACTGGGTACTTATCCCACTCTCTGGCCCTAATTGCAGACTCATTCCATATGCTAAACGATATAATTTCTCTTGTGGTTGCACTTTGGGCCGTAAATGTTGCCAAAAACAGAAATCCGGATTCAACGTATACTTATGGTTGGAAAAGAGCTGAGATTTTGGGTGCTTTAATTAACGCCGTCTTTCTAATCGCCTTATGCGTCTCAATTCTGATTGAGGCACTACAGAGAATTATTGCTCCCCCTGTAATTGAAAATCCTAAGTTTGTCTTATATGTGGGCATCGCAGGGTTGATATCGAACACCGTTGGACTTTTCTTATTCCACGACAATGATCAAGAGCATGGACATGGACACGGACATTCCCATGGGGGCATCTTTGCCGACGACGGGATCCATATGCCATCACCTCACACGCACACACATGCTCATGTTGACGAAACAGGGAACGCTACACCAATGGATAGTACTGATAACATTGATGAGATTATGCCTAATGCTGTAGTGAATAGTTTCATGAACGAAAACACTAGACTGCTGACACCGGAGAATACGTCCAAGACGCCATCATACTCAACATCTAGCCATACTATTGCCAGCGGCGGCAATGATACAGAATACAATAAGGGCAGGAGATCTTTAAATATGCATGGTGTGTTTCTTCACGTTTTGGGTGATGCTCTTGGTAACATTGGGGTTATGTTGTCagcatttttcatttggaaGACCGACTACTCTTGGAAGTATTATACAGATCCGCTTGTCTCATTGGTAATCACAGGTATAATATTTTCCTCTGCGCTTCCTCTATCGTGCAAGGCTTCCAAAATCTTGTTGCAAGCGACGCCTTCGGCTTTATCCGGTGATCAAGTTGAAAGAGATCTTTTGCAGATACCAGGAATCATAGCTATTCATGACTTCCATATTTGGAATTTAACAGAGTCCATTTTCATTGCATCTTTGCATATTCAACTAGATATCAGCCCGGACCAATTTACTGAACTGGCCAAAACTGTTAGATCAAAGCTTCACCGCTATGGTATTCACTCCGCTACTTTGCAGCCGGAGTTTATTGACAGAGGGATCACGTCGACCGAAAGAGCGGGAGGGTCCCAAGATGCTCATCCACAAAATGATTCCCTTTCGTTAAGACCGACGACATGCGGTACTGGCGTTTCGGAATCCACTTGTCTCATCGACGATGCTGCCAATTGCAATACCGCCGATTGCTTAGAGGATCATTGA
- the HSH49 gene encoding U2 snRNP complex subunit HSH49 (U2-snRNP associated splicing factor~similar to YOR319W) yields the protein MNYSTDSANTVYVGNIDPRITKEQLYELFIQINPVLRIKYPKDKVLQTYQGYAFIEFYNKEDAQYVIKIMNNTVKLYDRLIKVRQATNSTGTSNLSSNTSKDIVLPIAKLFIKNLADSIESDQLAKIFNKFGKTIGEPKIFHLSNGKLKCAYIYFEDFEKADLAIKSLNNQLVANNRIAVDYAFKEDGRGNAKYGDGVDRLLNKEALKHNMLK from the coding sequence ATGAACTACAGCACAGACTCTGCTAATACAGTTTATGTGGGGAATATAGATCCAAGGATAACCAAAGAACAGCTTTATGAACTTTTCATTCAGATTAACCCAGTTTTAAGGATTAAGTATCCGAAAGATAAAGTTCTGCAAACCTATCAAGGCTACGCATTCATCGAATTCTATAACAAGGAAGATGCTCAATAtgtgataaaaataatgaataatACCGTCAAGTTATATGACCGATTGATAAAAGTTCGTCAAGCAACCAACTCCACAGGAACATCTAATTTATCTTCTAATACCTCTAAGGACATAGTATTACCTATTGCTAAGTTGTTCATAAAAAACCTAGCAGATTCGATAGAAAGTGACCAACTAGCGaagattttcaataaattcgGAAAGACAATAGGTGAACCCAAAATTTTCCACCTATCAAACGGAAAACTAAAATGTGCgtatatttattttgaggactttgaaaaagctgATTTGGCAATAAAATCCTTGAACAACCAATTAGTAGCCAATAACAGAATTGCGGTTGATTATGCCTTCAAGGAAGATGGCAGAGGTAACGCAAAATACGGCGATGGCGTTGATAGGCTGTTGAATAAAGAGGCATTAAAACACAACATGTTAAAATAA
- the GNT1 gene encoding glucose N-acetyltransferase (N-acetylglucosaminyltransferase~similar to YOR320C), producing the protein MRLVSKRRIRFVVFILFGVLTVFIISRCIVHFQYNEEIKYYKKYFQQRKDGLHEIYNPLEIKQIPEKTIDELYATRLDKELKNNEVIEWSKFAYVNYVTNADYLCNTLIIFNNLKQEFGTKAKLVLLISKDLLDSNTSSNVDYIKLLLDKIQAIDESQVVIKFIDNIVKPKDTTPWNESLTKLLVFNQTEFNRVIYLDNDAILRSNLDELFFLPDYIRFAAPLTYWFLSNSDLEKSYHETQHREKQPINLGSYTKVLTRRIAKGQMIYNHLPSLPHSLYLDSNNIAQDIISSTSSLSPLFDFQSSKKVGKLKFASNLMVISPSKEVFDEIVGVTLPKILNKKEKYDMDLINEEMYNLKKIIYEQFIFFRKVRKLFKPEVLVLPFARYGLLTGSLRNPQHYSMIYNDVLGYKTLDKNGDDIPAGLNGTVAYSKYIHFSDYPLAKPWNYPSMKEFECTVKEEKAKDPELEHQACDLWNSVYASYIQSREICFV; encoded by the coding sequence ATGAGGTTGGTGtccaaaagaagaatcagatttgttgtatttattttgttCGGTGTCCTCACTGTATTTATAATATCAAGGTGTATCgttcattttcaatacaatgaagaaataaagtACTATAAGAAGTATTTCCAGCAGAGAAAAGATGGGCTTCACGAAATTTACAACCCATTAGAGATTAAGCAGATACCTGAGAAAACGATAGATGAGTTATATGCCACCCGTTTAGATAAAGAGTTGAAGAATAATGAAGTTATTGAGTGGTCGAAGTTTGCATACGTGAATTATGTTACGAACGCGGATTATCTGTGCAATACGCTGatcatcttcaataatCTAAAACAGGAGTTTGGAACAAAGGCCAAATTAGTTCTTTTGATATCTAAAGATCTGTTAGACTCAAACACTTCTTCAAACGTAGATTATATTAAGTTGCTTCTTGACAAAATTCAAGCTATAGATGAGAGCCAGGTCGTTATTAAGTTCATAGACAATATTGTGAAGCCAAAGGATACTACGCCTTGGAATGAAAGTTTAACGAAATTACTGGTATTTAACCAAACAGAATTTAATCGTGTGATTTATCTTGATAACGATGCGATTTTAAGATCAAATTTAGACGAATTATTCTTTCTACCCGATTATATCAGATTTGCAGCCCCGTTAACGTATTGGTTTTTGTCTAACAgtgatttggaaaagtcGTACCATGAAACGCAACACCGTGAAAAGCAACCTATCAATCTTGGGTCGTACACAAAAGTGCTAACTAGAAGGATTGCAAAAGGTCAGATGATTTACAACCACTTACCAAGTTTGCCACATTCGTTGTACTTGGATTCGAATAACATAGCCCAAGATATTATAAGTTCTACATCATCTTTATCGCCGTTATTCGATTTCCAAAGTAGTAAAAAGGTTGGAAAATTAAAATTTGCTTCTAATTTAATGGTTATTAGTCCTTCAAAGGAGgtatttgatgaaattgtcGGCGTTACGCTGCCTAAAATTTTAaacaagaaggaaaaatacGATATGGATTTGatcaatgaagaaatgTACAATTTAAAGAAGATTATTTATGAAcagtttattttcttcaggaAAGTTAGGAAACTTTTCAAGCCGGAGGTGTTGGTTTTGCCGTTTGCAAGGTACGGCTTACTGACGGGGTCGTTGAGAAACCCCCAGCACTATTCTATGATCTATAATGACGTTTTGGGCTATAAGACACTGGACAAAAATGGTGACGATATTCCGGCAGGATTAAACGGCACTGTTGCATACTCCAAGTACATACATTTTTCAGATTATCCATTAGCCAAGCCTTGGAATTATCCATCAATGAAGGAGTTTGAATGTACCGTcaaggaagaaaaggctAAGGATCCAGAGCTAGAACACCAAGCTTGTGATCTCTGGAACTCGGTGTACGCATCCTACATACAATCCAGGGAAATCTGCTTCGTTTAA